A genomic segment from Oncorhynchus keta strain PuntledgeMale-10-30-2019 chromosome 7, Oket_V2, whole genome shotgun sequence encodes:
- the LOC127931116 gene encoding uncharacterized protein LOC127931116 isoform X9, with amino-acid sequence MLVLYQIGWYWVCIVLVLYQIGWYWVCIMLVLYQIGWYWVCIVLVLYQIGWYWVCIVLVLYQVGWYWVCIVLVLYQIGWYWVCIVLVLYQVGWYWVCIVLVLYQVGWYWVCIVLVLYQVGWYWVCIVLVLYQIGWYWVCIVLVLYQIGWYWVCIVLVLYQVGWYWVCIVLVLYQVGWYWVCIVLVLYQIGWYWVCIVLILYQVGWYWVCIVLVLYQVGWYWVCIVLVLYQIGWYWVCIVLVLYQVGWYWVCIVLVLYQVGWYWVCIVLVLYQIGWYWVCIVLVLYQVGWYWVCIVLILYQVGWYWVCIVLILYQIGWYWVCIVLVLYQVGWYWVCIVLVLYQVGWYWVCIVLVLYQIGWYWVCIVLVLYQVGWYWVCIVLVLYQVGWYWVCIVLVLYQIGWYWVCIVLGWYWVCIVLVLYQIGWYWVCIVLVLYQIGWYWVCIVLVLYQIGWYWVCIVLILYQVGWYWVCIVLILYQVGWYWVCIVLVLYQVGWYWVCIVLVLYQIGWYWVCIVLVLYQIGWYWVCIVLILYQVGWYWVCIVLVLYQIGWYWVCIVLVLYQIGWYWVCIVLVLYQIGWYWVCIVLVLYQVGWYWVCIVLILYQVGWYWVCIVLILYQAGWYWVCIVLVLYQVGWYWVCIVLILYQIGWYWVCIVLALYQIGWYWVCIVWALCVLTVFA; translated from the exons ATGTTAGTATTGTATCAAATAGGTTGGTATTGGGTGTGTATTGTGTTAGTATTGTATCAAATAGGTTGGTATTGGGTGTGTATTATGTTAGTATTGTATCAAATAGGTTGGTATTGGGTGTGTATTGTGTTAGTATTGTATCAAATAGGTTGGTATTGGGTGTGTATTGTGTTAGTATTGTATCAAGTAGGTTGGTATTGGGTGTGTATTGTGTTAGTATTGTATCAAATAGGTTGGTATTGGGTGTGTATTGTGTTAGTATTGTATCAAGTAGGTTGGTATTGGGTGTGTATTGTGTTAGTATTGTATCAAGTAGGTTGGTATTGGGTGTGTATTGTGTTAGTATTGTATCAAGTAGGTTGGTATTGGGTGTGTATTGTGTTAGTATTGTATCAAATAGGTTGGTATTGGGTGTGTATTGTGTTAGTATTGTATCAAATAG GTTGGTATTGGGTGTGTATTGTGTTAGTATTGTATCAAGTAG GTTGGTATTGGGTGTGTATTGTGTTAGTATTGTATCAAGTAGGTTGGTATTGGGTGTGTATTGTGTTAGTATTGTATCAAATAGGTTGGTATTGGGTGTGTATTGTGTTAATATTGTATCAAGTAG GTTGGTATTGGGTGTGCATTGTGTTAGTATTGTATCAAGTAGGTTGGTATTGGGTGTGTATTGTGTTAGTATTGTATCAAATAGGTTGGTATTGGGTGTGTATTGTGTTAGTATTGTATCAAGTAG GTTGGTATTGGGTGTGCATTGTGTTAGTATTGTATCAAGTAGGTTGGTATTGGGTGTGTATTGTGTTAGTATTGTATCAAATAGGTTGGTATTGGGTGTGTATTGTGTTAGTATTGTATCAAGTAGGTTGGTATTGGGTGTGTATTGTGTTAATATTGTATCAAGTAGGTTGGTATTGGGTGTGTATTGTGTTAATATTGTATCAAATAGGTTGGTATTGGGTGTGTATTGTGTTAGTATTGTATCAAGTAGGTTGGTATTGGGTGTGTATTGTGTTAGTATTGTATCAAGTAG GTTGGTATTGGGTGTGTATTGTGTTAGTATTGTATCAAATAGGTTGGTATTGGGTGTGTATTGTGTTAGTATTGTATCAAGTAGGTTGGTATTGGGTGTGTATTGTGTTAGTATTGTATCAAGTAGGTTGGTATTGGGTGTGTATTGTGTTAGTATTGTATCAAATAGGTTGGTATTGGGTGTGTATTGTGTTAGGTTGGTATTGGGTGTGTATTGTGTTAGTATTGTATCAAATAGGTTGGTATTGGGTGTGTATTGTGTTAGTATTGTATCAAATAGGTTGGTATTGGGTGTGTATTGTGTTAGTATTGTATCAAATAGGTTGGTATTGGGTGTGTATTGTGTTAATATTGTATCAAGTAGGTTGGTATTGGGTGTGTATTGTGTTAATATTGTATCAAGTAGGTTGGTATTGGGTGTGTATTGTGTTAGTATTGTATCAAGTAGGTTGGTATTGGGTGTGTATTGTGTTAGTATTGTATCAAATAGGTTGGTATTGGGTGTGTATTGTGTTAGTATTGTATCAAATAGGTTGGTATTGGGTGTGTATTGTGTTAATATTGTATCAAGTAG GTTGGTATTGGGTGTGTATTGTGTTAGTATTGTATCAAATAGGTTGGTATTGGGTGTGTATTGTGTTAGTATTGTATCAAATAGGTTGGTATTGGGTGTGTATTGTGTTAGTATTGTATCAAATAGGTTGGTATTGGGTGTGTATTGTGTTAGTATTGTATCAAGTAG GTTGGTATTGGGTGTGTATTGTGTTAATATTGTATCAAGTAGGTTGGTATTGGGTGTGTATTGTGTTAATATTGTATCAAGCAGGTTGGTATTGGGTGTGTATTGTGTTAGTATTGTATCAAGTAGGTTGGTATTGGGTGTGTATTGTGTTAATATTGTATCAAATAGGTTGGTATTGGGTGTGTATTGTGCTAGCATTGTATCAAATAGGTTGGTATTGGGTGTGTATTGTGTGGGCTCtatgtgtgttaactgtgttcgcATGA
- the LOC127931116 gene encoding uncharacterized protein LOC127931116 isoform X23, with product MLVLYQIGWYWVCIVLVLYQIGWYWVCIMLVLYQIGWYWVCIVLVLYQIGWYWVCIVLVLYQVGWYWVCIVLVLYQIGWYWVCIVLVLYQVGWYWVCIVLVLYQVGWYWVCIVLVLYQVGWYWVCIVLVLYQIGWYWVCIVLVLYQVGWYWVCIVLVLYQIGWYWVCIVLVLYQIGWYWVCIVLILYQVGWYWVCIVLVLYQVGWYWVCIVLVLYQIGWYWVCIVLVLYQVGWYWVCIVLVLYQVGWYWVCIVLVLYQIGWYWVCIVLVLYQVGWYWVCIVLILYQVGWYWVCIVLILYQIGWYWVCIVLVLYQVGWYWVCIVLVLYQVGWYWVCIVLVLYQIGWYWVCIVLVLYQVGWYWVCIVLVLYQVGWYWVCIVLVLYQIGWYWVCIVLGWYWVCIVLVLYQIGWYWVCIVLVLYQIGWYWVCIVLVLYQIGWYWVCIVLILYQVGWYWVCIVLILYQVGWYWVCIVLVLYQVGWYWVCIVLVLYQIGWYWVCIVLVLYQIGWYWVCIVLILYQVGWYWVCIVLVLYQIGWYWVCIVLVLYQIGWYWVCIVLVLYQIGWYWVCIVLVLYQVGWYWVCIVLILYQVGWYWVCIVLILYQAGWYWVCIVLVLYQVGWYWVCIVLILYQIGWYWVCIVLALYQIGWYWVCIVWALCVLTVFA from the exons ATGTTAGTATTGTATCAAATAGGTTGGTATTGGGTGTGTATTGTGTTAGTATTGTATCAAATAGGTTGGTATTGGGTGTGTATTATGTTAGTATTGTATCAAATAGGTTGGTATTGGGTGTGTATTGTGTTAGTATTGTATCAAATAGGTTGGTATTGGGTGTGTATTGTGTTAGTATTGTATCAAGTAGGTTGGTATTGGGTGTGTATTGTGTTAGTATTGTATCAAATAGGTTGGTATTGGGTGTGTATTGTGTTAGTATTGTATCAAGTAGGTTGGTATTGGGTGTGTATTGTGTTAGTATTGTATCAAGTAGGTTGGTATTGGGTGTGTATTGTGTTAGTATTGTATCAAGTAGGTTGGTATTGGGTGTGTATTGTGTTAGTATTGTATCAAATAG GTTGGTATTGGGTGTGTATTGTGTTAGTATTGTATCAAGTAGGTTGGTATTGGGTGTGTATTGTGTTAGTATTGTATCAAATAG GTTGGTATTGGGTGTGTATTGTGTTAGTATTGTATCAAATAGGTTGGTATTGGGTGTGTATTGTGTTAATATTGTATCAAGTAG GTTGGTATTGGGTGTGCATTGTGTTAGTATTGTATCAAGTAGGTTGGTATTGGGTGTGTATTGTGTTAGTATTGTATCAAATAGGTTGGTATTGGGTGTGTATTGTGTTAGTATTGTATCAAGTAG GTTGGTATTGGGTGTGCATTGTGTTAGTATTGTATCAAGTAGGTTGGTATTGGGTGTGTATTGTGTTAGTATTGTATCAAATAGGTTGGTATTGGGTGTGTATTGTGTTAGTATTGTATCAAGTAGGTTGGTATTGGGTGTGTATTGTGTTAATATTGTATCAAGTAGGTTGGTATTGGGTGTGTATTGTGTTAATATTGTATCAAATAGGTTGGTATTGGGTGTGTATTGTGTTAGTATTGTATCAAGTAGGTTGGTATTGGGTGTGTATTGTGTTAGTATTGTATCAAGTAG GTTGGTATTGGGTGTGTATTGTGTTAGTATTGTATCAAATAGGTTGGTATTGGGTGTGTATTGTGTTAGTATTGTATCAAGTAGGTTGGTATTGGGTGTGTATTGTGTTAGTATTGTATCAAGTAGGTTGGTATTGGGTGTGTATTGTGTTAGTATTGTATCAAATAGGTTGGTATTGGGTGTGTATTGTGTTAGGTTGGTATTGGGTGTGTATTGTGTTAGTATTGTATCAAATAGGTTGGTATTGGGTGTGTATTGTGTTAGTATTGTATCAAATAGGTTGGTATTGGGTGTGTATTGTGTTAGTATTGTATCAAATAGGTTGGTATTGGGTGTGTATTGTGTTAATATTGTATCAAGTAGGTTGGTATTGGGTGTGTATTGTGTTAATATTGTATCAAGTAGGTTGGTATTGGGTGTGTATTGTGTTAGTATTGTATCAAGTAGGTTGGTATTGGGTGTGTATTGTGTTAGTATTGTATCAAATAGGTTGGTATTGGGTGTGTATTGTGTTAGTATTGTATCAAATAGGTTGGTATTGGGTGTGTATTGTGTTAATATTGTATCAAGTAG GTTGGTATTGGGTGTGTATTGTGTTAGTATTGTATCAAATAGGTTGGTATTGGGTGTGTATTGTGTTAGTATTGTATCAAATAGGTTGGTATTGGGTGTGTATTGTGTTAGTATTGTATCAAATAGGTTGGTATTGGGTGTGTATTGTGTTAGTATTGTATCAAGTAG GTTGGTATTGGGTGTGTATTGTGTTAATATTGTATCAAGTAGGTTGGTATTGGGTGTGTATTGTGTTAATATTGTATCAAGCAGGTTGGTATTGGGTGTGTATTGTGTTAGTATTGTATCAAGTAGGTTGGTATTGGGTGTGTATTGTGTTAATATTGTATCAAATAGGTTGGTATTGGGTGTGTATTGTGCTAGCATTGTATCAAATAGGTTGGTATTGGGTGTGTATTGTGTGGGCTCtatgtgtgttaactgtgttcgcATGA
- the LOC127931116 gene encoding uncharacterized protein LOC127931116 isoform X6 codes for MLVLYQIGWYWVCIVLVLYQIGWYWVCIMLVLYQIGWYWVCIVLVLYQIGWYWVCIVLVLYQVGWYWVCIVLVLYQIGWYWVCIVLVLYQVGWYWVCIVLVLYQVGWYWVCIVLVLYQIGWYWVCIVLVLYQIGWYWVCIVLVLYQVGWYWVCIVLVLYQIGWYWVCIVLILYQVGWYWVCIVLVLYQVGWYWVCIVLVLYQIGWYWVCIVLILYQVGWYWVCIVLVLYQVGWYWVCIVLVLYQIGWYWVCIVLVLYQVGWYWVCIVLVLYQVGWYWVCIVLVLYQIGWYWVCIVLVLYQVGWYWVCIVLILYQVGWYWVCIVLILYQIGWYWVCIVLVLYQVGWYWVCIVLVLYQVGWYWVCIVLVLYQIGWYWVCIVLVLYQVGWYWVCIVLVLYQVGWYWVCIVLVLYQIGWYWVCIVLGWYWVCIVLVLYQIGWYWVCIVLVLYQIGWYWVCIVLVLYQIGWYWVCIVLILYQVGWYWVCIVLILYQVGWYWVCIVLVLYQVGWYWVCIVLVLYQIGWYWVCIVLVLYQIGWYWVCIVLILYQVGWYWVCIVLVLYQIGWYWVCIVLVLYQIGWYWVCIVLVLYQIGWYWVCIVLVLYQVGWYWVCIVLILYQVGWYWVCIVLILYQAGWYWVCIVLVLYQVGWYWVCIVLILYQIGWYWVCIVLALYQIGWYWVCIVWALCVLTVFA; via the exons ATGTTAGTATTGTATCAAATAGGTTGGTATTGGGTGTGTATTGTGTTAGTATTGTATCAAATAGGTTGGTATTGGGTGTGTATTATGTTAGTATTGTATCAAATAGGTTGGTATTGGGTGTGTATTGTGTTAGTATTGTATCAAATAGGTTGGTATTGGGTGTGTATTGTGTTAGTATTGTATCAAGTAGGTTGGTATTGGGTGTGTATTGTGTTAGTATTGTATCAAATAG GTTGGTATTGGGTGTGTATTGTGTTAGTATTGTATCAAGTAGGTTGGTATTGGGTGTGTATTGTGTTAGTATTGTATCAAGTAGGTTGGTATTGGGTGTGTATTGTGTTAGTATTGTATCAAATAGGTTGGTATTGGGTGTGTATTGTGTTAGTATTGTATCAAATAG GTTGGTATTGGGTGTGTATTGTGTTAGTATTGTATCAAGTAGGTTGGTATTGGGTGTGTATTGTGTTAGTATTGTATCAAATAGGTTGGTATTGGGTGTGTATTGTGTTAATATTGTATCAAGTAGGTTGGTATTGGGTGTGTATTGTGTTAGTATTGTATCAAGTAGGTTGGTATTGGGTGTGTATTGTGTTAGTATTGTATCAAATAGGTTGGTATTGGGTGTGTATTGTGTTAATATTGTATCAAGTAG GTTGGTATTGGGTGTGCATTGTGTTAGTATTGTATCAAGTAGGTTGGTATTGGGTGTGTATTGTGTTAGTATTGTATCAAATAGGTTGGTATTGGGTGTGTATTGTGTTAGTATTGTATCAAGTAG GTTGGTATTGGGTGTGCATTGTGTTAGTATTGTATCAAGTAGGTTGGTATTGGGTGTGTATTGTGTTAGTATTGTATCAAATAGGTTGGTATTGGGTGTGTATTGTGTTAGTATTGTATCAAGTAGGTTGGTATTGGGTGTGTATTGTGTTAATATTGTATCAAGTAGGTTGGTATTGGGTGTGTATTGTGTTAATATTGTATCAAATAGGTTGGTATTGGGTGTGTATTGTGTTAGTATTGTATCAAGTAGGTTGGTATTGGGTGTGTATTGTGTTAGTATTGTATCAAGTAG GTTGGTATTGGGTGTGTATTGTGTTAGTATTGTATCAAATAGGTTGGTATTGGGTGTGTATTGTGTTAGTATTGTATCAAGTAGGTTGGTATTGGGTGTGTATTGTGTTAGTATTGTATCAAGTAGGTTGGTATTGGGTGTGTATTGTGTTAGTATTGTATCAAATAGGTTGGTATTGGGTGTGTATTGTGTTAGGTTGGTATTGGGTGTGTATTGTGTTAGTATTGTATCAAATAGGTTGGTATTGGGTGTGTATTGTGTTAGTATTGTATCAAATAGGTTGGTATTGGGTGTGTATTGTGTTAGTATTGTATCAAATAGGTTGGTATTGGGTGTGTATTGTGTTAATATTGTATCAAGTAGGTTGGTATTGGGTGTGTATTGTGTTAATATTGTATCAAGTAGGTTGGTATTGGGTGTGTATTGTGTTAGTATTGTATCAAGTAGGTTGGTATTGGGTGTGTATTGTGTTAGTATTGTATCAAATAGGTTGGTATTGGGTGTGTATTGTGTTAGTATTGTATCAAATAGGTTGGTATTGGGTGTGTATTGTGTTAATATTGTATCAAGTAG GTTGGTATTGGGTGTGTATTGTGTTAGTATTGTATCAAATAGGTTGGTATTGGGTGTGTATTGTGTTAGTATTGTATCAAATAGGTTGGTATTGGGTGTGTATTGTGTTAGTATTGTATCAAATAGGTTGGTATTGGGTGTGTATTGTGTTAGTATTGTATCAAGTAG GTTGGTATTGGGTGTGTATTGTGTTAATATTGTATCAAGTAGGTTGGTATTGGGTGTGTATTGTGTTAATATTGTATCAAGCAGGTTGGTATTGGGTGTGTATTGTGTTAGTATTGTATCAAGTAGGTTGGTATTGGGTGTGTATTGTGTTAATATTGTATCAAATAGGTTGGTATTGGGTGTGTATTGTGCTAGCATTGTATCAAATAGGTTGGTATTGGGTGTGTATTGTGTGGGCTCtatgtgtgttaactgtgttcgcATGA
- the LOC127931116 gene encoding uncharacterized protein LOC127931116 isoform X13, translating to MLVLYQIGWYWVCIVLVLYQIGWYWVCIMLVLYQIGWYWVCIVLVLYQIGWYWVCIVLVLYQVGWYWVCIVLVLYQIGWYWVCIVLVLYQVGWYWVCIVLVLYQIGWYWVCIVLVLYQIGWYWVCIVLVLYQVGWYWVCIVLVLYQIGWYWVCIVLILYQVGWYWVCIVLVLYQVGWYWVCIVLVLYQIGWYWVCIVLILYQVGWYWVCIVLVLYQVGWYWVCIVLVLYQIGWYWVCIVLVLYQVGWYWVCIVLVLYQVGWYWVCIVLVLYQIGWYWVCIVLVLYQVGWYWVCIVLILYQVGWYWVCIVLILYQIGWYWVCIVLVLYQVGWYWVCIVLVLYQVGWYWVCIVLVLYQIGWYWVCIVLVLYQVGWYWVCIVLVLYQVGWYWVCIVLVLYQIGWYWVCIVLGWYWVCIVLVLYQIGWYWVCIVLVLYQIGWYWVCIVLVLYQIGWYWVCIVLILYQVGWYWVCIVLILYQVGWYWVCIVLVLYQVGWYWVCIVLVLYQIGWYWVCIVLVLYQIGWYWVCIVLILYQVGWYWVCIVLVLYQIGWYWVCIVLVLYQIGWYWVCIVLVLYQIGWYWVCIVLVLYQVGWYWVCIVLILYQVGWYWVCIVLILYQAGWYWVCIVLVLYQVGWYWVCIVLILYQIGWYWVCIVLALYQIGWYWVCIVWALCVLTVFA from the exons ATGTTAGTATTGTATCAAATAGGTTGGTATTGGGTGTGTATTGTGTTAGTATTGTATCAAATAGGTTGGTATTGGGTGTGTATTATGTTAGTATTGTATCAAATAGGTTGGTATTGGGTGTGTATTGTGTTAGTATTGTATCAAATAGGTTGGTATTGGGTGTGTATTGTGTTAGTATTGTATCAAGTAGGTTGGTATTGGGTGTGTATTGTGTTAGTATTGTATCAAATAG GTTGGTATTGGGTGTGTATTGTGTTAGTATTGTATCAAGTAGGTTGGTATTGGGTGTGTATTGTGTTAGTATTGTATCAAATAGGTTGGTATTGGGTGTGTATTGTGTTAGTATTGTATCAAATAG GTTGGTATTGGGTGTGTATTGTGTTAGTATTGTATCAAGTAGGTTGGTATTGGGTGTGTATTGTGTTAGTATTGTATCAAATAGGTTGGTATTGGGTGTGTATTGTGTTAATATTGTATCAAGTAGGTTGGTATTGGGTGTGTATTGTGTTAGTATTGTATCAAGTAGGTTGGTATTGGGTGTGTATTGTGTTAGTATTGTATCAAATAGGTTGGTATTGGGTGTGTATTGTGTTAATATTGTATCAAGTAG GTTGGTATTGGGTGTGCATTGTGTTAGTATTGTATCAAGTAGGTTGGTATTGGGTGTGTATTGTGTTAGTATTGTATCAAATAGGTTGGTATTGGGTGTGTATTGTGTTAGTATTGTATCAAGTAG GTTGGTATTGGGTGTGCATTGTGTTAGTATTGTATCAAGTAGGTTGGTATTGGGTGTGTATTGTGTTAGTATTGTATCAAATAGGTTGGTATTGGGTGTGTATTGTGTTAGTATTGTATCAAGTAGGTTGGTATTGGGTGTGTATTGTGTTAATATTGTATCAAGTAGGTTGGTATTGGGTGTGTATTGTGTTAATATTGTATCAAATAGGTTGGTATTGGGTGTGTATTGTGTTAGTATTGTATCAAGTAGGTTGGTATTGGGTGTGTATTGTGTTAGTATTGTATCAAGTAG GTTGGTATTGGGTGTGTATTGTGTTAGTATTGTATCAAATAGGTTGGTATTGGGTGTGTATTGTGTTAGTATTGTATCAAGTAGGTTGGTATTGGGTGTGTATTGTGTTAGTATTGTATCAAGTAGGTTGGTATTGGGTGTGTATTGTGTTAGTATTGTATCAAATAGGTTGGTATTGGGTGTGTATTGTGTTAGGTTGGTATTGGGTGTGTATTGTGTTAGTATTGTATCAAATAGGTTGGTATTGGGTGTGTATTGTGTTAGTATTGTATCAAATAGGTTGGTATTGGGTGTGTATTGTGTTAGTATTGTATCAAATAGGTTGGTATTGGGTGTGTATTGTGTTAATATTGTATCAAGTAGGTTGGTATTGGGTGTGTATTGTGTTAATATTGTATCAAGTAGGTTGGTATTGGGTGTGTATTGTGTTAGTATTGTATCAAGTAGGTTGGTATTGGGTGTGTATTGTGTTAGTATTGTATCAAATAGGTTGGTATTGGGTGTGTATTGTGTTAGTATTGTATCAAATAGGTTGGTATTGGGTGTGTATTGTGTTAATATTGTATCAAGTAG GTTGGTATTGGGTGTGTATTGTGTTAGTATTGTATCAAATAGGTTGGTATTGGGTGTGTATTGTGTTAGTATTGTATCAAATAGGTTGGTATTGGGTGTGTATTGTGTTAGTATTGTATCAAATAGGTTGGTATTGGGTGTGTATTGTGTTAGTATTGTATCAAGTAG GTTGGTATTGGGTGTGTATTGTGTTAATATTGTATCAAGTAGGTTGGTATTGGGTGTGTATTGTGTTAATATTGTATCAAGCAGGTTGGTATTGGGTGTGTATTGTGTTAGTATTGTATCAAGTAGGTTGGTATTGGGTGTGTATTGTGTTAATATTGTATCAAATAGGTTGGTATTGGGTGTGTATTGTGCTAGCATTGTATCAAATAGGTTGGTATTGGGTGTGTATTGTGTGGGCTCtatgtgtgttaactgtgttcgcATGA
- the LOC127931116 gene encoding uncharacterized protein LOC127931116 isoform X43 has protein sequence MLVLYQIGWYWVCIVLVLYQIGWYWVCIMLVLYQIGWYWVCIVLVLYQIGWYWVCIVLVLYQVGWYWVCIVLVLYQIGWYWVCIVLVLYQVGWYWVCIVLVLYQVGWYWVCIVLVLYQVGWYWVCIVLVLYQIGWYWVCIVLVLYQIGWYWVCIVLVLYQVGWYWVCIVLVLYQIGWYWVCIVLILYQVGWYWVCIVLVLYQVGWYWVCIVLVLYQIGWYWVCIVLILYQVGWYWVCIVLVLYQVGWYWVCIVLVLYQIGWYWVCIVLVLYQVGWYWVCIVLILYQVGWYWVCIVLVLYQIGWYWVCIVLVLYQVGWYWVCIVLILYQVGWYWVCIVLILYQVGWYWVCIVLILYQVGWYWVCIVLILYQVGWYWVCIVLILYQIGWYWVCIVLVLYQVGWYWVCIVLILYQVGWYWVCIVLILYQAGWYWVCIVLVLYQVGWYWVCIVLILYQIGWYWVCIVLALYQIGWYWVCIVWALCVLTVFA, from the exons ATGTTAGTATTGTATCAAATAGGTTGGTATTGGGTGTGTATTGTGTTAGTATTGTATCAAATAGGTTGGTATTGGGTGTGTATTATGTTAGTATTGTATCAAATAGGTTGGTATTGGGTGTGTATTGTGTTAGTATTGTATCAAATAGGTTGGTATTGGGTGTGTATTGTGTTAGTATTGTATCAAGTAGGTTGGTATTGGGTGTGTATTGTGTTAGTATTGTATCAAATAGGTTGGTATTGGGTGTGTATTGTGTTAGTATTGTATCAAGTAGGTTGGTATTGGGTGTGTATTGTGTTAGTATTGTATCAAGTAGGTTGGTATTGGGTGTGTATTGTGTTAGTATTGTATCAAGTAGGTTGGTATTGGGTGTGTATTGTGTTAGTATTGTATCAAATAGGTTGGTATTGGGTGTGTATTGTGTTAGTATTGTATCAAATAG GTTGGTATTGGGTGTGTATTGTGTTAGTATTGTATCAAGTAGGTTGGTATTGGGTGTGTATTGTGTTAGTATTGTATCAAATAGGTTGGTATTGGGTGTGTATTGTGTTAATATTGTATCAAGTAGGTTGGTATTGGGTGTGTATTGTGTTAGTATTGTATCAAGTAGGTTGGTATTGGGTGTGTATTGTGTTAGTATTGTATCAAATAGGTTGGTATTGGGTGTGTATTGTGTTAATATTGTATCAAGTAG GTTGGTATTGGGTGTGCATTGTGTTAGTATTGTATCAAGTAGGTTGGTATTGGGTGTGTATTGTGTTAGTATTGTATCAAATAGGTTGGTATTGGGTGTGTATTGTGTTAGTATTGTATCAAGTAGGTTGGTATTGGGTGTGTATTGTGTTAATATTGTATCAAGTAG GTTGGTATTGGGTGTGTATTGTGTTAGTATTGTATCAAATAGGTTGGTATTGGGTGTGTATTGTGTTAGTATTGTATCAAGTAGGTTGGTATTGGGTGTGTATTGTGTTAATATTGTATCAAGTAG GTTGGTATTGGGTGTGTATTGTGTTAATATTGTATCAAGTAGGTTGGTATTGGGTGTGTATTGTGTTAATATTGTATCAAGTAG GTTGGTATTGGGTGTGTATTGTGTTAATATTGTATCAAGTAGGTTGGTATTGGGTGTGTATTGTGTTAATATTGTATCAAATAG GTTGGTATTGGGTGTGTATTGTGTTAGTATTGTATCAAGTAG GTTGGTATTGGGTGTGTATTGTGTTAATATTGTATCAAGTAGGTTGGTATTGGGTGTGTATTGTGTTAATATTGTATCAAGCAGGTTGGTATTGGGTGTGTATTGTGTTAGTATTGTATCAAGTAGGTTGGTATTGGGTGTGTATTGTGTTAATATTGTATCAAATAGGTTGGTATTGGGTGTGTATTGTGCTAGCATTGTATCAAATAGGTTGGTATTGGGTGTGTATTGTGTGGGCTCtatgtgtgttaactgtgttcgcATGA